A genomic region of Desulfobulbaceae bacterium DB1 contains the following coding sequences:
- a CDS encoding cytidylate kinase, protein MLLRSKRLPMQDIITIDGPSGCGKSTISRLIAARLGYTYLDTGAMYRAVGYKAMQTGISLEDGPALGALLDGMDLRLAPGDGDTRVILDGDDVSLAIRTAEMGLVASKVSALPVVRQRLTEMQRRLAEQGRVVAEGRDTGTVVFPAAGHKFFLDAAPQERARRRSLQLREKGMAADEEQILAQILKRDADDSSRSLAPLKAADDAVIIDTSALSIEEVVSRMLEKVEKQQEKIQNKF, encoded by the coding sequence ATGCTTCTTAGAAGCAAGAGGTTGCCCATGCAGGACATTATCACCATTGACGGCCCTTCGGGCTGCGGCAAGAGCACCATCAGCAGGCTGATCGCTGCCCGACTGGGTTATACCTATCTTGACACCGGGGCAATGTATCGCGCCGTGGGCTACAAGGCGATGCAAACGGGAATCAGTTTGGAAGACGGGCCGGCGCTCGGTGCATTGCTTGACGGCATGGACCTGCGGCTCGCCCCCGGTGACGGGGATACCAGGGTCATTCTTGACGGGGATGATGTCAGTCTGGCAATTCGTACCGCGGAAATGGGATTGGTGGCCTCAAAGGTGTCCGCCTTGCCGGTGGTGCGGCAACGGTTGACTGAAATGCAGCGGCGGCTGGCGGAACAGGGCCGGGTCGTTGCTGAAGGACGGGACACCGGCACCGTGGTTTTTCCCGCGGCCGGGCATAAATTTTTCCTTGATGCGGCCCCGCAGGAAAGGGCCCGGCGCCGGAGCCTGCAGTTGCGGGAAAAAGGCATGGCGGCGGATGAGGAGCAGATCCTTGCCCAGATCCTGAAAAGGGATGCGGACGACAGCAGCCGCAGTCTCGCCCCCTTAAAAGCCGCCGATGATGCGGTTATCATCGACACATCTGCCCTCAGCATCGAGGAAGTGGTTTCGCGTATGCTGGAAAAGGTTGAAAAACAGCAGGAAAAGATCCAGAATAAATTTTAG
- a CDS encoding histidinol-phosphate transaminase — protein MKLSVNKNIETLIPYPPGKPLKELEREYGITGSIKMASNENSLGPSPKALDAIRRNLVNLHRYPDGSCYYLAAALAEKLRIQPSELVFGNGSNEVIELLVGAFVSAGDEVITSHPSFLVYQTMVQARSGVNIVLPLKDMAHDLDAIVAGVTAKTKLIFLDNPNNPTGSVFGREKFEAFLAQLPETVIVVLDEAYVDFVDESVRLDVRRYIHNPVPVVGLRTFSKAYGLAGLRVGYGIMDAGIAMYLHRVRQPFNVNELAQVAALACLEDDDHYRKTLAMTHDGIAWLSAAIEKLGCRVFPTQTNFFLVDVGSDCKALYEKMLRTGVIVRPMSAYGYPNFIRITVGTGAENERLVKSLAQCLGAATK, from the coding sequence ATGAAACTTTCAGTCAATAAAAATATTGAAACACTGATTCCTTATCCTCCCGGCAAGCCCCTGAAGGAACTGGAGCGGGAATACGGCATTACCGGGTCCATTAAAATGGCCTCCAATGAAAACTCCCTGGGGCCTTCGCCCAAGGCCCTGGATGCCATTCGCCGGAACCTGGTCAATCTGCACCGCTACCCGGACGGCAGTTGCTATTATCTTGCCGCGGCCCTTGCCGAAAAGCTGCGGATACAGCCGTCCGAGCTTGTTTTCGGCAACGGTTCCAATGAGGTGATCGAGCTGTTGGTGGGGGCCTTTGTCAGCGCGGGCGACGAGGTCATCACAAGTCATCCATCCTTTCTGGTTTACCAGACCATGGTCCAGGCCCGAAGCGGGGTGAATATCGTGCTGCCGCTCAAGGATATGGCCCATGATCTTGATGCCATTGTCGCCGGGGTGACCGCAAAGACCAAGTTGATTTTTCTCGACAACCCCAATAATCCCACCGGATCGGTTTTTGGCAGGGAAAAGTTTGAGGCGTTTCTCGCGCAACTGCCGGAAACGGTGATTGTGGTGCTCGATGAGGCGTATGTGGATTTTGTCGATGAATCCGTCCGGCTTGATGTGCGCCGTTATATCCATAATCCGGTGCCGGTGGTTGGTTTGCGTACCTTTTCCAAGGCCTATGGTCTGGCCGGATTGCGGGTCGGGTACGGTATCATGGACGCCGGGATCGCCATGTATCTGCATCGGGTCAGGCAGCCTTTTAATGTCAATGAGCTGGCTCAGGTGGCGGCGCTTGCCTGTCTGGAGGATGACGATCATTACCGGAAAACCCTCGCCATGACCCATGACGGCATTGCCTGGCTTTCCGCCGCGATTGAAAAGCTCGGCTGCCGGGTTTTCCCCACCCAGACGAATTTTTTCCTGGTTGATGTCGGGTCTGACTGCAAGGCGCTGTATGAAAAGATGCTGCGCACCGGGGTTATCGTCCGCCCCATGAGCGCTTACGGATATCCGAATTTCATCCGCATAACGGTCGGCACCGGGGCGGAAAATGAGCGGCTGGTGAAAAGTCTGGCCCAATGTCTAGGCGCCGCGACGAAATAA
- a CDS encoding chorismate synthase — protein MAGNTFGQVFRVTTWGESHGTAIGATIDGCPPGIPISSEDIQSDLDRRRPGTGGAASPRKEPDKVEILSGIFDGCTTGTPLTLVIYNKDAHSRSYDYLKDIFRPGHGDYSYLMKYGIRDHRGGGRASARETAARVAAGAVARKLLAFHDIQVVAYTMSLGGIDAENIDFSAIAQNSLFCPDMEAAARMEERIIQVKQEGDSLGGIVEIVATGCPPGLGEPVFNKLDADLAGALMSIGAVKGVEIGAGFEAARMTGSQNNDQLTPDGFTSNNAGGILAGISNGDPIVARVAVKPIPSIARSQWTVNLENEPVEINIGGRHDISAIPRIIPVCEAMVCLTLADHLLRLQTLEWTPEHFELDEE, from the coding sequence ATGGCCGGCAACACGTTTGGGCAGGTTTTCAGGGTAACCACCTGGGGGGAATCCCATGGCACGGCAATTGGAGCGACGATAGACGGGTGTCCACCCGGTATTCCGATCAGCAGTGAAGATATCCAGTCGGATCTGGACAGGCGCCGGCCCGGCACCGGCGGAGCGGCGAGCCCCAGAAAGGAACCGGATAAGGTCGAGATCCTTTCCGGCATTTTTGACGGCTGCACCACCGGGACACCCTTGACCCTGGTTATTTACAACAAGGATGCCCACAGCCGGTCATATGATTATCTCAAGGATATTTTCCGGCCGGGACATGGAGATTATTCCTACTTGATGAAATACGGCATCCGCGACCATCGCGGCGGCGGCCGTGCTTCGGCCCGGGAGACGGCGGCGCGGGTCGCGGCCGGTGCGGTGGCGAGAAAACTGTTGGCCTTCCATGATATTCAGGTGGTTGCCTACACCATGTCCTTGGGGGGAATAGATGCGGAAAATATCGATTTCTCCGCGATCGCGCAGAACAGCCTGTTCTGTCCGGATATGGAAGCGGCCGCCAGGATGGAGGAAAGAATAATACAGGTCAAACAGGAAGGGGATTCTTTGGGCGGCATTGTCGAAATTGTCGCCACCGGCTGCCCGCCGGGGCTTGGAGAGCCGGTATTCAACAAGCTTGATGCCGATCTTGCCGGGGCGCTCATGTCCATCGGCGCGGTAAAGGGAGTGGAAATCGGTGCGGGATTCGAGGCAGCCCGGATGACCGGTTCGCAGAATAACGACCAGCTGACTCCGGACGGCTTCACCTCCAACAATGCCGGCGGCATCCTTGCCGGCATTTCCAATGGCGACCCCATTGTCGCCCGGGTGGCGGTAAAACCGATTCCCTCCATTGCCAGGTCCCAGTGGACGGTGAATTTGGAAAACGAACCGGTTGAGATAAATATCGGCGGACGGCATGATATTTCCGCTATCCCGCGTATTATTCCGGTTTGTGAGGCCATGGTTTGCCTGACCCTGGCCGACCATTTGCTGCGTCTGCAAACCCTCGAATGGACACCGGAGCATTTTGAACTGGACGAAGAGTGA
- a CDS encoding Non-canonical purine NTP pyrophosphatase yields the protein MSDTHKLTIVLATRNKGKLKEFQELLKDFAVDLKCLDDFGPIPEVIEDGETFDDNAYKKASFTAKALGIPAIADDSGLAVEALDGAPGVHSARYAGKNATDEDNIKKLLSELEGQANRKAAFHCVISIAVPTGPALTYEGSCEGEILSTARGQGGFGYDPVFYFPGFAKTFAEASMEEKNKISHRGKALAEMATEFDKVLKWLKQRLAEAKPPKPDHSQFEHNDWSLPKMV from the coding sequence ATGAGCGATACCCATAAATTAACCATCGTCCTTGCGACGCGGAACAAGGGGAAATTGAAGGAATTTCAGGAACTGCTGAAGGATTTCGCGGTGGACTTGAAATGTCTTGATGATTTCGGCCCCATTCCGGAAGTGATTGAGGATGGCGAAACATTTGACGACAATGCCTACAAAAAGGCCTCATTTACCGCCAAGGCACTCGGCATACCGGCAATAGCCGACGACTCCGGTCTGGCTGTTGAAGCCCTTGACGGCGCTCCGGGGGTGCACTCCGCCCGCTATGCCGGAAAGAACGCCACGGATGAGGACAATATCAAAAAGCTGCTCAGTGAGCTCGAAGGACAAGCAAACCGCAAGGCCGCCTTTCACTGCGTCATTTCAATCGCGGTCCCCACCGGCCCGGCCCTCACCTACGAGGGGAGCTGCGAAGGAGAAATTCTTTCCACGGCCCGCGGCCAAGGCGGGTTCGGCTATGACCCTGTTTTTTACTTTCCGGGATTTGCCAAAACCTTTGCCGAAGCCTCCATGGAGGAAAAAAACAAAATCAGTCACCGGGGCAAGGCCCTGGCTGAAATGGCAACGGAATTCGACAAGGTGCTGAAATGGCTCAAACAAAGGCTGGCTGAGGCAAAACCGCCCAAGCCGGACCATAGCCAATTTGAGCACAATGACTGGTCCTTACCCAAGATGGTCTGA
- a CDS encoding peroxiredoxin, which yields MGHECIKPVKVGQQVENFSMDTYLPTEFGFGKISLAELKNSDKWCVLVFYPADFTFVCSTELADFADKYDDFKKAGAEVVTISTDTQFTHLAWKREEKSLANAKYPMAADPTGKVSKMFGVYDQETGLALRGTFIINPQGVVVASEVNFYNVGRSAAETLRKLKASIHVAAHPDQACPANWQEGEKTLTPSAKLVGKVYEELC from the coding sequence ATGGGCCATGAGTGCATTAAACCCGTCAAAGTCGGACAACAAGTTGAAAATTTTTCCATGGACACATATCTGCCGACGGAATTCGGTTTTGGTAAAATTTCTCTGGCGGAGTTGAAAAATTCCGACAAATGGTGCGTGCTTGTTTTTTATCCCGCGGATTTTACCTTTGTCTGCTCCACAGAACTTGCTGATTTTGCAGACAAATATGACGATTTCAAAAAGGCGGGGGCGGAAGTTGTCACCATCAGCACGGACACGCAATTTACCCATCTTGCCTGGAAACGTGAAGAAAAGTCACTGGCCAACGCCAAATATCCCATGGCGGCCGACCCAACCGGCAAGGTTTCCAAAATGTTCGGTGTTTACGATCAGGAGACGGGGCTTGCCCTCAGGGGTACATTTATCATCAACCCTCAAGGCGTTGTGGTGGCGTCAGAGGTCAATTTTTACAATGTCGGCCGCAGTGCCGCCGAGACGCTCCGCAAATTGAAAGCAAGCATCCACGTGGCCGCACATCCGGATCAGGCCTGTCCGGCCAATTGGCAAGAAGGGGAAAAGACCTTGACTCCGTCCGCCAAACTCGTCGGCAAAGTATATGAAGAGCTTTGTTGA
- a CDS encoding asparaginyl/glutamyl-tRNA amidotransferase subunit C — MNISKEEVAKVAHLARLDLSEQEVEAITGQLDRILGYVAKLNEIDTTDVTPTTHALAVHNAFRDDVVHPSLPRQEALANGPRQNGEAFVVPRVI; from the coding sequence ATGAATATTTCCAAGGAAGAAGTTGCCAAGGTGGCCCATCTGGCCCGGCTTGATCTCTCGGAGCAGGAAGTTGAAGCAATAACCGGCCAGCTTGACCGGATACTCGGCTACGTTGCCAAGCTCAATGAAATCGACACCACGGACGTGACGCCGACAACCCACGCCCTGGCCGTGCATAATGCCTTCCGGGATGATGTGGTGCATCCCTCTCTGCCCCGGCAGGAGGCCTTGGCCAACGGACCGCGCCAGAACGGCGAGGCCTTTGTCGTCCCCAGGGTCATTTAA
- the gatA gene encoding aspartyl/glutamyl-tRNA amidotransferase subunit A (allows the formation of correctly charged Asn-tRNA(Asn) or Gln-tRNA(Gln) through the transamidation of misacylated Asp-tRNA(Asn) or Glu-tRNA(Gln) in organisms which lack either or both of asparaginyl-tRNA or glutaminyl-tRNA synthetases; reaction takes place in the presence of glutamine and ATP through an activated phospho-Asp-tRNA(Asn) or phospho-Glu-tRNA), producing the protein MDLHALTIHELHQLFTRKETSPLHATQAVFDRIEQVEGRVGAYISLNREKALQQADEAGKRLDRGQGGPLCGIPLSIKDVICTKGLRTTAGSKILETFIPPYNATVINKLEEAGAVIIGKTSMDEFAMGSANENCAFGVPANPWKADFICGGSSGGSAAAVAADECIASLGSDTGGSIRQPASHCGVVGLKPTYGRVSRFGLLAYASSLDQIGPLTKDVRDCALMLNAISGYDGSDSTSVNRPVPDYCAALTDGLRGMTIGIPREYFGEGLDPEVEKSVHGALAKLREAGAEVADVSLPHTEYGVAAYYIIAPAEASSNLARYDGVRYGLRDMEADLLIEMYKKSRSRGFGDEVKRRIIMGTYALSSGYYDAYYKKASQVRTLIVEDYGKAFSLCDVLVSPVTPTPAWKIGEKSHDPLSMYLSDVLTIPANLAGIPGLSVPCGMSRAGLPIGLQMQAAHFAEEKLLRAAYNLEQRLDLVGKKPTL; encoded by the coding sequence ATGGATTTACATGCTTTGACCATACATGAATTACACCAACTTTTTACCCGCAAGGAAACATCGCCCCTCCATGCGACACAGGCGGTCTTTGACCGTATTGAGCAGGTGGAGGGGCGGGTTGGCGCTTATATCAGCTTGAACAGGGAAAAAGCCTTGCAACAGGCGGATGAGGCCGGCAAAAGACTTGATCGGGGCCAAGGCGGCCCGCTGTGCGGCATTCCTCTTTCCATCAAGGATGTTATCTGCACCAAGGGTCTGCGCACCACCGCCGGTTCCAAAATTCTCGAGACATTTATCCCACCCTATAATGCCACGGTTATCAACAAGCTGGAAGAGGCGGGGGCGGTGATTATCGGCAAGACCAGCATGGATGAATTCGCCATGGGTTCGGCCAATGAAAATTGCGCCTTTGGGGTGCCGGCAAATCCCTGGAAGGCTGATTTTATCTGCGGTGGGTCAAGCGGCGGTTCCGCGGCGGCGGTAGCGGCCGATGAGTGCATTGCCTCCCTTGGCTCGGATACGGGCGGCTCCATCCGGCAGCCGGCATCGCATTGCGGTGTGGTCGGCTTAAAGCCCACCTATGGTCGCGTTTCCCGTTTCGGTTTGCTTGCTTATGCCTCTTCCCTGGACCAGATCGGCCCCTTGACCAAGGATGTACGGGACTGCGCCCTGATGCTGAACGCCATCAGCGGCTATGATGGAAGTGATTCGACCTCGGTGAACCGGCCGGTGCCTGATTACTGCGCCGCCCTCACGGATGGTCTGCGCGGAATGACCATCGGCATCCCGCGGGAATATTTCGGCGAGGGGCTTGATCCGGAGGTGGAGAAGTCGGTGCACGGGGCTCTGGCCAAACTGCGGGAGGCCGGCGCCGAAGTTGCCGATGTCTCGCTTCCCCATACCGAATATGGGGTTGCCGCCTATTATATCATTGCCCCGGCGGAAGCAAGTTCCAATCTGGCCCGGTATGACGGCGTCAGGTACGGCCTCCGCGACATGGAGGCTGATCTGCTGATTGAGATGTACAAGAAGAGCAGGTCCCGGGGCTTCGGCGATGAAGTGAAGCGGCGGATTATCATGGGGACCTATGCCCTTTCCTCCGGCTATTATGACGCCTATTACAAGAAGGCCTCCCAGGTCCGTACCCTGATTGTCGAGGACTACGGAAAGGCCTTTTCCCTCTGCGATGTGCTGGTCTCGCCGGTAACGCCCACCCCGGCCTGGAAAATCGGTGAAAAGAGCCATGATCCTCTCAGCATGTATCTTTCCGATGTGTTGACCATCCCGGCCAACCTGGCCGGAATTCCCGGCCTTTCGGTGCCCTGCGGCATGAGCCGGGCGGGGCTGCCGATCGGCCTGCAGATGCAGGCGGCTCATTTTGCCGAGGAAAAATTGCTGCGGGCGGCGTACAACCTGGAGCAACGGCTTGATCTGGTCGGTAAAAAACCGACTTTATAA